A portion of the Telopea speciosissima isolate NSW1024214 ecotype Mountain lineage unplaced genomic scaffold, Tspe_v1 Tspe_v1.0504, whole genome shotgun sequence genome contains these proteins:
- the LOC122648138 gene encoding protein BRASSINOSTEROID INSENSITIVE 1-like, producing MRFGSLEDILHDRRKAGIKLNWAARRKIAIGAARGLAFLHHNCNPHIIHRDMKSSNVLLDDNLEARVSDFGMARLMSAMDTHLSVSTLAGTPGYVPPEYYQSFRCSTKGDVYSYGVVLLELLTGKQPTDSPDFGDNNLVGWVKQHAKLKISDVFDPELMKEDPSLEMELLQHLRVACACLDDRPWRRPTMIQVMALFKEIQAGSGIDSSSTDATKDGSFTAVEMSIKEAPEPCKE from the coding sequence ATGCGGTTTGGCAGCTTAGAAGACATTTTACATGATCGGAGAAAGGCTGGGATCAAGTTGAATTGGGCTGCAAGGAGAAAAATTGCCATTGGAGCTGCAAGAGGTTTGGCTTTTCTCCACCACAACTGCAACCCCCACATCATTCACAGGGACATGAAGTCAAGTAATGTCCTGCTTGATGACAACTTGGAAGCCCGGGTATCAGATTTTGGAATGGCAAGGCTAATGAGTGCAATGGATACCCACCTGAGTGTCAGCACACTTGCAGGCACCCCAGGTTATGTCCCACCTGAATACTACCAGAGCTTCAGATGCTCCACCAAAGGTGATGTTTACAGCTATGGTGTGGTCCTCCTTGAGCTACTAACTGGTAAGCAGCCAACAGACTCACCTGACTTTGGTGACAATAATCTAGTGGGTTGGGTGAAGCAGCATGCGAAGTTGAAAATAAGCGATGTCTTTGACCCTGAGCTCATGAAAGAGGATCCAAGCTTGGAGATGGAGCTACTACAACATTTAAGGGTTGCGTGTGCATGCTTGGATGATCGACCATGGCGACGACCCACAATGATACAAGTAATGGCACTGTTCAAGGAAATTCAAGCAGGGTCAGGCATTGATTCCTCCTCCACTGATGCCACCAAGGATGGCAGTTTCACAGCAGTGGAGATGAGCATAAAGGAGGCTCCAGAGCCATGCAAGGAGTAG